From Sphingomonas nostoxanthinifaciens, a single genomic window includes:
- a CDS encoding efflux transporter outer membrane subunit: protein MLLCLAAGACSFVPATHRPEVATAPAWDSPVPSGGRPSTVRDNWWRHFDSPALDRLENDSLAASFTLQAAVARIHEAEGAAWIAAAPLAPALDIAGTTNASTRSGNSGTNGQLVAQASYELDFWGRNRAAASSSAALARASAYDAGTVAMTLSASVANGYFTILSLRERVRLAHQQADDSRQILQLIRVQRGAGAATDLELRQQETAVASFDAAVLALEQQLAAATHALAVLSGRAPEGFTVADAALADIGHPPISPDLPPQLLGLRPDVEAAEARLASANFDVGVARAAFFPTLSLSASGGLASATTTAPQLALANVGASLLAPLFEGGQLKGQLTQAEARKVELVATYRQTVLTAYQDVEDALSAIDLLGRQEAVEAGAARSAQQAAELARTQYRAGSADYLSVLTTEQIAYQTRDTLAQLRLQHLEAIVSLCRALGGGFGRADLASISPPPAVASGAKPSGTSQ, encoded by the coding sequence GGCGCCTGCTCGTTCGTGCCGGCCACGCATCGCCCCGAGGTCGCGACGGCACCTGCGTGGGATTCGCCTGTGCCGTCGGGCGGCAGGCCATCGACCGTGCGCGACAATTGGTGGCGGCATTTCGACAGCCCCGCGCTCGATCGGCTCGAGAATGACAGCCTGGCAGCGAGCTTTACGCTGCAGGCCGCCGTCGCCCGGATCCATGAAGCGGAAGGCGCGGCCTGGATCGCCGCGGCACCGCTTGCCCCCGCGCTCGACATAGCGGGCACGACCAACGCCTCGACCCGCTCGGGCAACAGTGGCACCAACGGCCAACTGGTGGCGCAGGCGAGCTACGAGCTCGACTTCTGGGGCAGGAACCGCGCCGCTGCCTCGTCCAGCGCGGCGCTTGCCCGGGCGAGCGCCTATGACGCCGGCACCGTGGCGATGACGCTGTCGGCATCGGTAGCGAACGGCTATTTCACGATCCTCTCGCTCCGCGAACGTGTCCGTCTTGCGCACCAGCAGGCCGACGATTCCCGTCAGATATTGCAATTGATCCGGGTGCAGCGGGGGGCAGGGGCCGCCACCGACCTCGAACTGCGCCAGCAGGAGACTGCGGTCGCGTCGTTCGATGCGGCAGTGCTGGCGTTGGAACAGCAGCTTGCCGCGGCGACCCACGCGCTCGCCGTCCTCTCCGGGCGTGCGCCCGAAGGCTTCACCGTCGCCGACGCCGCGCTGGCCGATATCGGCCATCCGCCGATTTCACCGGATCTGCCGCCGCAATTGCTCGGCCTGCGTCCCGATGTCGAGGCGGCCGAGGCCCGGCTGGCGTCCGCCAACTTCGACGTCGGCGTCGCCCGTGCCGCTTTCTTTCCGACGCTCTCGCTTTCGGCAAGCGGCGGACTCGCTTCGGCCACGACGACCGCGCCGCAGCTTGCCTTGGCCAATGTTGGTGCCAGCCTGCTCGCGCCGCTGTTCGAGGGCGGCCAGCTCAAGGGGCAGTTGACGCAGGCCGAAGCGCGAAAGGTCGAATTGGTCGCCACATATCGGCAGACGGTGCTGACCGCCTATCAGGATGTCGAGGACGCGCTCAGCGCGATCGACCTCCTCGGCCGCCAGGAAGCCGTCGAGGCCGGCGCGGCGCGATCGGCGCAGCAGGCGGCGGAGCTGGCCCGGACGCAGTATCGCGCGGGCAGCGCGGACTATCTCAGCGTCCTCACCACCGAGCAGATCGCCTACCAGACCCGCGACACGCTCGCGCAGCTTCGCCTCCAGCATCTTGAGGCGATCGTCAGCCTGTGCCGCGCGCTGGGCGGCGGCTTCGGCCGCGCCGATTTGGCCAGCATCTCACCCCCTCCTGCCGTCGCGAGCGGCGCGAAACCATCTGGAACATCCCAGTGA